The segment CGGCCGCCTCGCTCTCGCTGGTTTCCTCTTCTGGCCCGGCGGTGGCGACCTCGATTTCGACCGGTGATTGAGCGACCGATTCCTGGGTCACGATCGTGGTCGGTTCCACAGCAACTGTCGGAGCCGGCGTTTGCGTTGCCGCCTCGGTAGCGGTCGGAAGGGGGGTGGTGGTCGGGGTGGCCGATTCGGCCGCCCGGAAGGCGCCGGATTCCCCACCCGACTGGACGAAACTGCTGTCGGCTTCCTCGGTCGGTGTGGCAGTAGGTGGCGCCGGCGTCGGAGTCTCGGTTGGTGGAACCGGTGTCTCCGTCGGCGGAACCGGTGTCTCCGTCGGCGGAACCGGAGTTGCCGTCGGCGGAACCGGAGTTGCCGTCGGAACGGGTGTATCCGTCGGTGTTGAGGTTGGCGTTTCCGTCGGGACTGGTGTCTCCGTGGGAAGCGGCGTCGGCGTATCCGTCGGTGTTGCCGTCGGCGTATCCGTCGGAGTGTCAGTTGGGGTCGACGTCGGAGTGTCAGTTGGGGTCGACGTCGGCGTTGCCGTCGGCGTATCGGTCGGCGTATTCGTCGGCGTGTCGGTCGGCGTATTCGTCGGCGTCGCCGTTGGCGTATTGGATGGCGTGTTGGTCGCCGTTGCCGTTGCCGTGTTGGTCGGCGTGCTCGTCGCAGTATTGGTCGACGTCGACGTCGGTGTATTGGACGGCGTACTGGTCGCCGTTGCCGTTGCCGTGTTGGTCGGAGTTGATGTTGGTGTATGGGTTGCCGTCGCTGTCGGCGTATAGGTTGCCGTCGCCGTGTTCGTCGGCGTATGGGTATTGGTCGGCGTGTTGGTCGGAGTGAACGTTGCCGTGGCGGTGAAGGTCATCGACGGAGTCGGCGTGATGCTCGGCGTCAACGTGACACTCGGAGTGAATGTGGCGGTCGGGGTCGGGATGATGACCTCGTCGTGTACCCCAAGCAGGTGCAGCGCTTCGTCCCGGCTGCCAAAAAAGACGCCATATTCGGCGACCGCCGGAGATGAGAGGATTTCGTCCGTGTCTTCCCAGCGCCAGAGTTCAGCGCCAGATTCGGCATCGAGGGCCAGCAGGACGCCGCTGTTCGAACCGGCGTAAACGATCCCGTCCACGACAGTGGGTGACGCATAGAAGCCTTGATCGATTGGGAAACTCCAGAGCGGCGTGCCGGTGACAGAATCGAACGCATAGAGGCCCACCGAGCTGCCGGCGAACACACGTCCATCCGCCACAGCGGGAGACGAATTCACAAAGCCGCCCGCGTTCTGGGCCCAGAGCACAGTGCCCGCGGCAGTCTCCTGCGCGATGACGACGCCGTCGATGGTGCCGTAGTAGACGATGCCGCTATCGACCGCGGCGGTGGAGAAGATGGCCGAAGCTCCGGAGGCGGACCAGATCAGCGCGCCACTCGCGGCATCGACGGCATAGAACGAACCGTCCACTCCGCCGATGTAGATGACGCCTCCCGCGAACGTGGGCGAGGCGTAGAAACTCGCATTTCCGGCGTAGGACCAGCGGCGCTCGCCGGTCGCGAAATCGATCGCGTAGAGCGAGTTGTCGTAGCTGGCGATATAGACAATGCCATCGACGACTGCCGGAGAGGCGACGATCATGTCACCGGATTCGAAGCGCCAACGCTCGTCGCCGGTAGCCGCATCGAGCGCATAGAGATTGCCGTCCTCACTTCCGATCAAGACGACGCCATCGACGACTGCCGGGGAGGAATACACCTCGCCCTCGGTGCGGAAGCGCCAGGCGATGTCGCCCGTTTGCACATCGACCGCGTAGACCGAGCCGTCACCACTGCCGAAATAAACCGTGCCATCGACCACCGCGGGCGACGATTCGACATCTCCCCCAGCGTCGAAGCTCCAAATCTCTTCGATCTTGCCGGAGTCGCCGGGGCCCGGACCGTCCGCCCGGCCGTTGCGGCCGGGGTCGTTACGGAACATTTCCGGCGGTTGGGGGACAGGTGAGGCCGCATCAGGAGAGCCAGATTCTGGACTGCCTGCGATCGGCGAACCGGCATCCTGCGCCGCGGCCGCAGCCGGGAGCGCACTCCAGGCCAGCATCGCCACCAGCACAACTGCCATCAGGAGCGAGGCGCCCCGGTTCCACCGAATCGGTCGACGTCCAGCCTGCACGCTTCCCTGCCGATCTACCGTCGAAACCCGCGGCATGCGCACTGCCAGACGGGTGACCGGTCTTCCAATCTCCGAACGTTTCTCGCATTCTCTCACACCACGCAAGTCCAATCACTCGCGCTTGCCAACGTTGTCCTCTGCTGGTGTGTCGGATACCATTGTTCCGTATCGTTCTATCCATGAACCGTCACGGAAAGGATGGGTTCTCATGACGTCGAATGCCGACCGCTTCAAGACAAGCATCGATATTCCCGCTGGCACGCGAGCCGAAATGATCGATCTCTGCAATCAGCAGCTCGCCGACACGGCGGACCTGCAAACACAGATCAAACAGGCGCATTGGAATGTCAAGGGGCCGGAATTCATTGCGCTGCACAAGCTCTACGACGAACTGGCCGAAGAGGTCGAGGGCTATGTCGACGAAATCGCCGAGCGGGTGACGCAGTTGGGTGGCTATGCGATGGGCACTGCCAGAATGGCGGCCGCAAATTCGCGTCTTCCGGAGTTTCCGGTCGATGCCACCGATGGCATGGATACGGTAAAGGCGCTCGTTGCCCGCTACGCCGACTACGCCGCCAGCACCCGCGCCGCTATCGATGAGGCGGACAAGTCGGGCGACAAGGACACCGCCGATCTCTTCACCGAAGTGTCACGCGGGATCGACAAGGGCCTCTGGTTCCTGGAAGCGCACCTCCAGAAGTAGCCAGCTCTCGTACGGAATCCGGGTGATTGCCAGGGGAATGGCCCAGCGTTTCGACGGTGGATTCGCGACGAGCGATCGTGTGCCGTCCCCAGGCGCCCATGCGGATTCCGTATCAATGGGAGAACGAAAAACGCCGCCGGACTCGGGCCCGGCGGCGTGTTCATTCGGTACGCGTTGAAGTTAGTCGCGGTGGCCGTCTATCCGGTCATCCACCGTGCGCTTGCGCCGTCGTTCGGTACGATCTCCCGACACATCGACCAGTGCGTTCACCAGCACCCATGCTGCAATCAACAACACCAGGAACCATGCAACATGGTCGAGCTCACTTGGAGAGAACATGCCCAGCCTTTCCAGCGCGTCGACGAACTTGCCACTGGTTCGAGTCTAGTGATGCTGGCATGGCGGCGGGAGCGCCATCTGGACCCGAAAACGGGCACGTACGTACAGAACGGGGTCCTGCGCGCCGAGATCTGCGCCCTGAGACGGAACCGAAACACCGCATGGCGTCTCGGGACCAGGCGCTCGGCTCTCCAGTCCCTCGCTCAGGCGTCGGGCGGACGCTCGATGAGGGTGAGCTGGACCGTCATCATCTGATCTCCGCGCAGAACATCGACCGACACTGTCTCTCCCGGCTGGTGCATGAAGAGCACTTCGGCGAACGCGTTCTGCTCATTCACAGACACGCCATTGATGGCGATCACGATATCGCCGACTTGCAAACCGGCAGCTTCCGCGGGACCGCCCGATGAAACAACAGAGATGTAGACGCCGTTGTCGACTGGCAGATTGGCCTGGGCGGCAATCTGCCAGTTGATGGTCTGATACGTGATGCCGAAGAACGGATAGATCACGCGTCCATCGGAAATCAGCCGCTGCGCGATGTCCCGCACCTGATTGCCTGGCAGCGCGAAGAAGAGTCCCTGGATCGACTGTCCCCCCTCTTCTGATACACCCAGCGTGTTGACGCCAACCACGTGACCATGCAGATCGAACAACGGTCCACCCGAGTTGCCCGGGTTGATCGCTGCGTCGTGCTGGATCAGGTTGTTGTAGTTGGATTGGGCCAGATCGCGGCCAAGCGCGCTGACGATTCCCTGGGTGACGGTGTTGGTGTAGGTGCCCAACGGTGAACCGATCGCCAGCACAGTTTCGCCGACCTGCAACTCGTCCGAATTGCCAAACGTTGCGAACGTCGGCGCCTCGCCATCGATCCTGACCACGGCAAGATCGCTGATGCGGTCCGAACCCACCAGCGTGGCTGGAAGCCGCTCGCCATTCGAAAGGATGACCTGGAACTCTTGTCCCCCCTCGACGACATGCCAATTGGTGACGACATGTCCTTCGGCGTCGATGATGAACCCGGTGCCCGATCCGACCGGCTGCACTGAGTCGAATCCCTGGAACATCTGCTGATTGATGACCGTCACGACCGACGGTCCCACCTGCTGCACGACCGAGATTGCATCGGTAGGCACGGATTCGTCCTGCGCGGTGGCGGGCGATGGCGCACCCCGCGAGAGCCCCCAGCCAACGAGCAGCCCAATGGCCAGTCCAAGCACGAAGAGCAGACGGAGGGAGCGCATGGGAGTCACCTTTGCACGTGGTCGAATCAGCGTCATGACCTGATTCTACGGCGACCCCGTCCACGACGGCGCGCGCTTCAGCGCTTTTTCAGGCACGGCCACGGTACCGAGCGTGTTTCCCACTACGCAGAACGGCGAGGGCGCAAATACGTGGTATTGCCGATGCGCTGGAGATGGGCTACTCCCTAGTATGAGATCGTGTTCGGTTCAGTTGGACGCCGAACGAGATACATGGTCATTAATGGAGGACATCGTGAACGTAATGGAAGCCAAGGGCACAGTCCGGCAATGGGTA is part of the Thermomicrobiales bacterium genome and harbors:
- a CDS encoding PQQ-binding-like beta-propeller repeat protein, whose protein sequence is MPRVSTVDRQGSVQAGRRPIRWNRGASLLMAVVLVAMLAWSALPAAAAAQDAGSPIAGSPESGSPDAASPVPQPPEMFRNDPGRNGRADGPGPGDSGKIEEIWSFDAGGDVESSPAVVDGTVYFGSGDGSVYAVDVQTGDIAWRFRTEGEVYSSPAVVDGVVLIGSEDGNLYALDAATGDERWRFESGDMIVASPAVVDGIVYIASYDNSLYAIDFATGERRWSYAGNASFYASPTFAGGVIYIGGVDGSFYAVDAASGALIWSASGASAIFSTAAVDSGIVYYGTIDGVVIAQETAAGTVLWAQNAGGFVNSSPAVADGRVFAGSSVGLYAFDSVTGTPLWSFPIDQGFYASPTVVDGIVYAGSNSGVLLALDAESGAELWRWEDTDEILSSPAVAEYGVFFGSRDEALHLLGVHDEVIIPTPTATFTPSVTLTPSITPTPSMTFTATATFTPTNTPTNTHTPTNTATATYTPTATATHTPTSTPTNTATATATSTPSNTPTSTSTNTATSTPTNTATATATNTPSNTPTATPTNTPTDTPTNTPTDTPTATPTSTPTDTPTSTPTDTPTDTPTATPTDTPTPLPTETPVPTETPTSTPTDTPVPTATPVPPTATPVPPTETPVPPTETPVPPTETPTPAPPTATPTEEADSSFVQSGGESGAFRAAESATPTTTPLPTATEAATQTPAPTVAVEPTTIVTQESVAQSPVEIEVATAGPEEETSESEAAEAMATADEETSDDEDDEDDEDRDRYVDRDQVDRFEELRDQALASDPIYGPVTGDVVEGVGVIQGIYPEIVTTNSYFRATFTNPDDMSTPYDIGFGFRHVEGNNQLRLVISSEDEWFLGIGDQSAYQTGKAHGFQSEPGEQNLIEVVADGETGYLAINGTVVAILDLSPSSNAGDVWVAAGLNVPDIVTGRTSVVTDFEIWALP
- the dps gene encoding DNA starvation/stationary phase protection protein Dps, translated to MTSNADRFKTSIDIPAGTRAEMIDLCNQQLADTADLQTQIKQAHWNVKGPEFIALHKLYDELAEEVEGYVDEIAERVTQLGGYAMGTARMAAANSRLPEFPVDATDGMDTVKALVARYADYAASTRAAIDEADKSGDKDTADLFTEVSRGIDKGLWFLEAHLQK
- a CDS encoding trypsin-like peptidase domain-containing protein, with product MRSLRLLFVLGLAIGLLVGWGLSRGAPSPATAQDESVPTDAISVVQQVGPSVVTVINQQMFQGFDSVQPVGSGTGFIIDAEGHVVTNWHVVEGGQEFQVILSNGERLPATLVGSDRISDLAVVRIDGEAPTFATFGNSDELQVGETVLAIGSPLGTYTNTVTQGIVSALGRDLAQSNYNNLIQHDAAINPGNSGGPLFDLHGHVVGVNTLGVSEEGGQSIQGLFFALPGNQVRDIAQRLISDGRVIYPFFGITYQTINWQIAAQANLPVDNGVYISVVSSGGPAEAAGLQVGDIVIAINGVSVNEQNAFAEVLFMHQPGETVSVDVLRGDQMMTVQLTLIERPPDA